In Prunus dulcis chromosome 1, ALMONDv2, whole genome shotgun sequence, the following are encoded in one genomic region:
- the LOC117636530 gene encoding extracellular ribonuclease LE-like — translation MKSNSSTLIKLLVLGCLSVVCVAEDFDFFYFVQQWPGSYCDTKKSCCYPTTGKPAADFGIHGLWPNYKDGSYPSNCDPSNPFDQSEISDIRSSMQKEWPTLACPSGSGIEFWTHEWEKHGTCSESVIDQHGYFAAALNLKKKLSLLQALESAGIQPNGDSYSLGNIKDAVKSATGFTPFIECNVDESGNSQLYQVYFCVDTSGSDLIECPVFPHGKCGSQIEFPSF, via the exons ATGAAGTCCAATTCCTCTACTTTGATCAAACTTTTAGTACTAGGATGTCTTTCAGTTGTTTGTGTTGCAGaagattttgatttcttctacTTTGTCCAGCAG TGGCCAGGGTCATACTGTGACACAAAGAAAAGTTGCTGCTATCCAACGACAGGGAAGCCTGCAGCTGATTTTGGCATTCATGGGCTGTGGCCAAATTACAAGGACGGTTCATACCCCTCAAACTGCGACCCTAGCAACCCCTTTGATCAATCTGAG ATTTCAGATATAAGAAGCAGCATGCAGAAAGAATGGCCAACACTAGCTTGCCCCAGCGGCAGTGGCATAGAGTTCTGGACACATGAATGGGAAAAGCATGGCACCTGCTCAGAGTCTGTGATTGACCAACATGGTTACTTTGCAGCAGCTCTTAAcctcaaaaagaaattaagccTCCTCCAAGCTCTTGAAAGTGCAG GCATACAACCAAATGGGGATTCTTACAGCCTTGGAAACATCAAGGATGCAGTTAAATCTGCAACTGGTTTCACTCCATTCATAGAGTGCAATGTGGATGAATCTGGCAACAGCCAACTTTACCAGGTTTACTTCTGCGTGGACACTTCTGGCTCCGACCTCATTGAATGCCCAGTTTTCCCCCATGGAAAATGTGGTTCACAGATTGagtttccttctttttag
- the LOC117636520 gene encoding ribonuclease 3-like — protein sequence MRFSTSLILIKLFVIQYLSVLCVSQDFDFFYFVQQWPGAYCDTKQTCCYPKSGKPSADFGIHGLWPNYKDGSYPSNCDPDSVFDKSEISELMSNLEKNWPSLSCPSSNGFRFWSHEWEKHGTCSESELDQKDYFEAALKLKQKVNLLQILKTAGIVPDDGMYSLESIKEAIKEGAGYTPGIECNNDSAGNSQLYQVYLCVDTSGQDIIECPVLPKGRCASDVQFAKF from the exons ATGAGATTCAGCACTAGTTTGATCTTGATCAAGCTTTTCGTAATTCAGTACCTCTCAGTTCTTTGCGTTTCGCAggactttgatttcttctaCTTTGTTCAACAG TGGCCAGGAGCATACTGTGACACCAAGCAGACTTGCTGTTATCCAAAGTCAGGAAAGCCTTCAGCAGATTTTGGCATTCATGGGCTTTGGCCTAATTACAAGGATGGCTCCTACCCATCTAACTGTGATCCCGATAGCGTCTTCGACAAATCTGAG ATCTCAGAGCTAATGAGCAACCTGGAAAAGAACTGGCCGTCACTAAGCTGCCCAAGCAGCAATGGGTTCAGGTTCTGGTCCCATGAATGGGAAAAGCACGGGACATGCTCAGAGTCAGAGCTTGACCAGAAAGATTACTTTGAAGCGGCTCTCAAGCTCAAGCAAAAAGTCAACCTTCTGCAAATCCTCAAAACAGCTG GGATCGTACCAGATGATGGGATGTACAGCTTGGAGAGCATAAAAGAAGCCATAAAAGAGGGTGCTGGGTACACCCCAGGGATAGAGTGCAACAATGATTCGGCGGGAAACAGCCAACTGTACCAGGTTTACCTGTGCGTCGACACTTCCGGCCAAGACATCATTGAATGCCCTGTGCTTCCTAAAGGACGATGTGCTTCAGATGTTCAATTCGCTAAattctaa
- the LOC117634137 gene encoding beta-1,3-galactosyltransferase GALT1: MKKSYGGIVAASLFMLLVLRYGILNYPTGDSFLTNALYTNTSNPLEWLNTVPPAVQNPENASQVISAEIIVFSLFAQRNVSNEEQQTLQTWNLLKHLINQAQGLPHAVDAIKEAGGAWNSLMASVEEQRLGYTNESSPGKAKEKQCPYFLNKMNGTGIDNNVHKLRVPCGLTQGSSITVIGIPNGLVGNFRIELTGEPLPGEPDPPVILHYNVRLNGDKLTEDPVIVQNTWTVAHDWGEEERCPSPTPEKNNKVDELDQCNKIVGKTEEPRIRSNVSRQSSTVQDGSKSRRYFPFKQGYPFVATLRVGSEGIQMTVDGKHLTSFAFRETLEPWLVSELRISGDLKLISVLASGLPSSEDSEHIINLEELKSAPLSPHRRLDLFIGVFSTANNFKRRMAVRRTWMQYAAVRSGAVSVRFFVGLHKNQIVNEELWNEAQTYGDIQLMPFVDYYGLITWKTLAICIFGTEVVSAKFVMKTDDDAFVRVDEVLASLNRIKVTRGLLYGLINSDSRPHRNPDSKWYISPEEWPEQTYPPWAHGPGYVVSNDIAKAVSARYKKGSLKMFKLEDVAMGIWIADMKKEGLNVQYVKEEKVYNEGCKDGYVVAHYQGPREMLCLWQKIQEGQVAKCCGGDR, encoded by the exons atgaagaaatcttATGGCGGTATTGTGGCTGCAAGTTTGTTCATGCTGCTAGTTTTGAGATATGGCATCCTAAACTACCCCACTGGGGATAGTTTCTTGACCAATGCACTCTACACTAATACTAGTAATCCTCTTGAATGGTTAAATACTGTTCCACCTGCAGTTCAGAATCCAGAGAATGCTTCTCAAGTGATTTCTGCTGAGATTATAGTCTTTAGCCTCTTTGCTCAGAGGAATGTATCCAATGAGGAACAGCAAACTTTGCAGACATGGAACCTTTTGAAACACCTTATCAATCAAGCTCAGGGTTTGCCCCATGCGGTGGATGCTATAAAGGAAGCTGGAGGTGCATGGAATAGCCTCATGGCTTCAGTTGAAGAACAAAGACTTGGTTATACAAATGAAAGTTCACCTGGGAAAGCAAAAGAGAAGCAGTGTCCttattttctcaataaaaTGAATGGGACAGGAATTGATAATAATGTTCATAAGTTGCGGGTTCCTTGTGGCCTGACTCAAGGTTCTTCAATTACAGTTATTGGCATTCCAAATGGACTTGTTGGGAATTTTCGGATTGAGTTGACAGGGGAGCCTCTTCCAGGGGAGCCTGATCCACCCGTTATATTGCATTACAATGTGAGGCTAAATGGTGATAAGCTAACCGAGGACCCCGTAATTGTCCAGAACACCTGGACTGTTGCTCATGATTGGGGTGAAGAGGAGCGTTGCCCATCCCCAACACCTGAAAAGAACAATAAAG TGGATGAGTTGGACCAGTGCAACAAGATAGTCGGAAAAACTGAGGAGCCGAGGATACGTTCCAACGTTTCAAGGCAGTCTTCAACTGTGCAAGACGGATCAAAGTCCAGAAGATACTTTCCATTTAAGCAAGGTTATCCATTTGTTGCTACACTTAGAGTGGGTTCAGAAGGAATCCAAATGACCGTTGATGGGAAGCATCTAACATCTTTTGCATTCCGTGAG ACTTTGGAGCCATGGCTTGTTAGTGAATTAAGGATATCTGGAGACTTGAAACTAATTTCTGTCCTAGCCAGCGGTTTACCCTCATCAGAGGATTCGGAGcacataattaatttagaagaACTCAAATctgctcctctctctcctcacaGACGATTGGATCTCTTTATTGGTGTTTTCTCTACCGCAAACAATTTTAAACGAAGAATGGCTGTTCGAAGAACATGGATGCAGTATGCTGCTGTGCGATCAGGGGCAGTTTCAGTGCgcttttttgttggtttg CACAAGAACCAAATAGTGAATGAAGAACTCTGGAACGAGGCACAAACCTATGGAGACATACAGCTGATGCCTTTTGTTGATTACTATGGCCTCATTACCTGGAAAACTTTGGCAATCTGCATCTTTGGG ACAGAGGTTGTTTCGGCAAAGTTTGTCATGAAGACGGATGACGATGCATTTGTCCGTGTGGATGAAGTGCTAGCTTCCTTAAACAGGATCAAGGTGACTCGTGGGCTGCTTTATGGCCTCATTAACTCAGATTCCCGACCTCATCGAAATCCAGATAGCAAGTGGTATATCAGCCCTGAG GAATGGCCCGAACAGACCTACCCGCCATGGGCACACGGTCCTGGTTATGTGGTATCAAATGACATAGCAAAGGCAGTTTCGGCACGGTATAAGAAAGGCAGTTTAAAG ATGTTCAAGCTAGAAGATGTGGCGATGGGAATCTGGATTGCAGATATGAAAAAGGAGGGTCTGAATGTACAGTACGTGAAGGAAGAGAAGGTCTACAACGAAGGGTGCAAGGATGGCTATGTCGTTGCGCATTACCAAGGTCCGAGGGAGATGCTTTGCCTGTGGCAGAAAATTCAAGAAGGCCAAGTTGCTAAATGCTGTGGGGGCGATAGGTAG
- the LOC117634152 gene encoding 50S ribosomal protein L18 isoform X1, translated as MSMALGNVAALQFSASALFGIRSATSSFQQPMQTRINFSVKPLVMRARGNAQTESAKIRNRRMQKKYNGTPKRPRLSVFCSGKQLYAMLVDDQNKNCLFYGSTLQKSVRQNSPCSTSVSAPQACEAAKRVGEELIKACNDLNIHELSSYDRNGFATGERIRAFEIAISEHGFLPR; from the exons ATGAGTATGGCTCTTGGGAATGTTGCTGCTCTGCAATTTTCGGCTTCTGCTCTTTTCGGGATTCGTTCAGCAACTTCCAGCTTTCAACAACCCATGCAGACCAGAATAA ATTTCTCCGTGAAGCCGTTGGTAATGAGAGCAAGGGGGAATGCCCAAACAGAAAGTGCGAAAATTCGAAACAGAAGAATGCAAAAGAAG TATAATGGCACGCCTAAAAGACCACGGCTTTCAGTATTCTGTTCAGGTAAACAGTTGTATGCTATGCTGGTAGATGATCAAAACAAGAACTGTTTGTTCTATGGAAGCACTCTGCAAAAATCTGTGCGTCAAAATTCGCCTTGTAGTACCAGTGTAAGTGCACCCCAAGCTTGT GAAGCTGCTAAACGCGTCGGCGAGGAGCTCATCAAGGCGTGCAACGATCTCAACATACATGAATTATCATCTTACGATCGCAATGGTTTTGCCACCGGGGAAAGGATTCGGGCATTTGAGATTGCAATTTCTGAACATGGGTTCTTGCCAAGATAG
- the LOC117634152 gene encoding 50S ribosomal protein L18 isoform X2, translating to MSMALGNVAALQFSASALFGIRSATSSFQQPMQTRINFSVKPLVMRARGNAQTESAKIRNRRMQKKYNGTPKRPRLSVFCSGKQLYAMLVDDQNKNCLFYGSTLQKSVRQNSPCSTSEAAKRVGEELIKACNDLNIHELSSYDRNGFATGERIRAFEIAISEHGFLPR from the exons ATGAGTATGGCTCTTGGGAATGTTGCTGCTCTGCAATTTTCGGCTTCTGCTCTTTTCGGGATTCGTTCAGCAACTTCCAGCTTTCAACAACCCATGCAGACCAGAATAA ATTTCTCCGTGAAGCCGTTGGTAATGAGAGCAAGGGGGAATGCCCAAACAGAAAGTGCGAAAATTCGAAACAGAAGAATGCAAAAGAAG TATAATGGCACGCCTAAAAGACCACGGCTTTCAGTATTCTGTTCAGGTAAACAGTTGTATGCTATGCTGGTAGATGATCAAAACAAGAACTGTTTGTTCTATGGAAGCACTCTGCAAAAATCTGTGCGTCAAAATTCGCCTTGTAGTACCAGT GAAGCTGCTAAACGCGTCGGCGAGGAGCTCATCAAGGCGTGCAACGATCTCAACATACATGAATTATCATCTTACGATCGCAATGGTTTTGCCACCGGGGAAAGGATTCGGGCATTTGAGATTGCAATTTCTGAACATGGGTTCTTGCCAAGATAG
- the LOC117615576 gene encoding E3 ubiquitin-protein ligase MPSR1-like, producing MASEAEASEIASFFERIVRERDLSLFVPFILGLASATPRTDPENPDQENPGRPTPQERLIFINPFAQTMMVVEGDSLQELGMKDGQPPASKASIDAMPCVKIVEGDGGSECVICLEQFEIDGVAKEMPCKHRFHGGCIEKWLKIHGSCPVCRYNMPVDEEEPGKKIEGADRERRVEGEIRVSFYVQESTRASEDSEQTPSGDFNASDSSSSPAADHDDMQS from the coding sequence ATGGCTTCTGAAGCAGAGGCGTCTGAGATTGCTTCGTTTTTTGAAAGGATTGTGAGGGAGAGAGACCTGTCTCTGTTCGTGCCTTTCATCTTGGGCCTGGCAAGCGCTACCCCGAGAACTGACCCGGAAAACCCAGATCAAGAAAACCCTGGAAGGCCGACCCCGCAAGAAAGACTCATCTTCATCAACCCTTTCGCTCAGACTATGATGGTGGTCGAAGGCGATTCTCTGCAAGAGTTGGGTATGAAGGATGGCCAGCCACCGGCCTCGAAAGCCTCCATTGATGCCATGCCCTGTGTAAAGATTGTTGAAGGTGATGGTGGGTCCGAGTGTGTGATCTGCTTGGAGCAGTTTGAGATTGATGGTGTGGCCAAAGAGATGCCTTGCAAGCATAGGTTTCACGGTGGTTGTATAGAGAAGTGGTTGAAGATTCATGGGTCTTGCCCAGTTTGTCGGTATAACATGCCTGTTGATGAGGAAGAGCCGGGGAAGAAGATAGAGGGCGCGGACAGAGAGAGGAGGGTCGAGGGAGAGATTAGGGTTAGCTTTTATGTCCAAGAGAGCACGAGAGCAAGTGAGGATTCTGAGCAAACACCTTCAGGTGATTTTAATGCCAGTGATTCCTCTTCAAGCCCAGCAGCTGATCACGATGATATGCAGagttag
- the LOC117617055 gene encoding (R)-mandelonitrile lyase-like: protein MYGPPRTFESIFISKEVIWKHQAWNSYYNKLFLVMGFSFYLLLLFVDLALCSSWLQGRTLPHMTSDVNEVSGKSFDYIVVGGGTAGCPLAATLSEKFSVLLVERGSSPYGNPLVLETKNYGLSLLQTDKYTSVAQSFISNDGVPNLRGRVLGGSSAINGGFYSRASEDFVQKVGWDKEAVMGAYQWVESRIVFKPELTPWQYVAEFSFLEAGIFPYNGFSLEHIEGTKVGGSVFDEWGRRHTSADLLEAGNPNNITVLLNATVKNVIFREKGNRNETIARGIRFIKSDGNSSQTYDAYLNQAENSCSWGDVILAAGALGSPQILLLSGIGPQKHIKKFNIQLAADLKGVGKGMKDNPGIALLADSKPKNFPPEPPKVVGIADHFKIIIEAGILPISLNATVMPIAAKLAFPESEGKLELNSTDPRENPSVTFNYLAKEKDWARCVKLGQLLERVVRSESIAFFLGLERKNELMSTEDELRKLCKKNVRTFYHYHGGCSVGSVVDKDYRVYGVKGLRVVDGSTFLESPGTNPMATLLMLGRYQGIKILEDRN, encoded by the exons ATGTATGGACCTCCAAGGACTTTTGAAAGTATATTCATATCAAAAGAAG TTATATGGAAGCATCAGGCCTGGAACTCCTACTACAACAAACTATTCTTGGTAATGGGCTTTTCATTTTATCTGCTCCTCCTATTTGTTGACTTGGCTTTATGTTCCTCATGGCTTCAAG GACGAACGCTTCCCCATATGACTTCAGATGTCAATGAAGTCTCAGGCAAGTCCTTCGATTACATTGTCGTTGGAGGAGGCACCGCTGGCTGTCCCCTAGCTGCAACCCTCTCTGAGAAATTCTCAGTGCTCTTGGTGGAACGAGGTAGCTCACCATATGGAAATCCCTTGGTGTTGGAAACAAAGAACTATGGGCTCTCATTGCTTCAAACTGATAAATATACATCAGTTGCACAGAGCTTTATCTCCAATGACGGTGTTCCCAATCTCAGAGGAAGAGTTCTAGGAGGATCATCTGCTATAAATGGTGGGTTTTATAGTAGAGCAAGTGAGGATTTTGTCCAAAAAGTTGGGTGGGATAAGGAGGCGGTAATGGGTGCTTATCAATGGGTGGAGTCGAGAATTGTCTTTAAACCTGAATTGACCCCATGGCAGTATGTTGCTGAGTTTAGCTTTCTTGAAGCAGGAATTTTCCCATATAATGGTTTTAGTTTGGAGCATATTGAGGGAACAAAGGTTGGTGGGAGTGTATTTGATGAATGGGGACGAAGACACACGTCAGCTGATCTTCTAGAGGCAGGGAATCCAAACAACATCACAGTTCTTTTAAATGCAACTGTGAAGAATGTCATCTTTCGTGAAAAAG GTAACAGAAATGAGACAATAGCTAGAGGCATAAGATTCATCAAGAGCGACGGCAATTCGAGCCAAACTTACGATGCTTACCTCAACCAGGCAGAGAACTCATGTTCATGGGGTGATGTGATACTAGCAGCAGGGGCCTTAGGCAGCCCTCAGATTTTATTGTTAAGTGGCATTGGCCCTCAGAAACATATAAAGAAGTTCAATATCCAACTAGCAGCCGACTTAAAGGGGGTTGGAAAAGGAATGAAAGACAATCCTGGCATTGCACTCTTAGCTGACTCTAAGCCCAAAAATTTCCCACCAGAACCTCCAAAAGTTGTCGGCATAGCAGATCACTTCAAAATCATAATTGAGGCAGGAATTTTACCTATTAGCCTCAATGCAACAGTAATGCCAATTGCTGCCAAACTTGCGTTTCCAGAATCAGAAGGAAAGCTAGAACTGAACAGCACAGACCCCAGAGAAAACCCATCAGTGACTTTTAACTATCtagcaaaggaaaaggattGGGCAAGATGCGTAAAGCTAGGGCAGTTGCTTGAGCGAGTTGTAAGGTCTGaatcaattgctttcttccTGGGGTTGGAACGCAAAAATGAGTTGATGTCCACTGAAGATGAGCTAAGAAAATTGTGCAAGAAGAATGTGAGGACCTTCTACCACTATCATGGTGGTTGCTCTGTGGGGTCAGTTGTTGACAAAGATTACAGGGTATATGGTGTGAAGGGATTAAGAGTAGTTGATGGATCAACCTTCCTGGAATCACCAGGCACAAATCCAATGGCCACCCTGTTGATGCTTGGAAGGTACCAAGGGATCAAGATTCTTGAagatagaaattaa
- the LOC117612815 gene encoding myb family transcription factor PHL8-like, with protein sequence MGLLQNMQNQNMNLVLSTDAKPRLKWTPELHQRFVEAVNQLGGADKATPKSLMRVMGIHGLTLYHLKSHLQKYRLGKSQQSENCTDIKQEDYKEIQSSDDHFDTDISDETHCQINESLQIAESLQLQMEVQRKLHEQIEVQRHLQLRIEAQGKYLQTVLKKAQETLSGYGSSSVGVELAKAELTQLVSMVNNGCPSSSFSELTETGTSSLKYVERKQMRGSMESSLTSSESSGRKEEKQPMHKHGGDPEKSNTTCMELPLMDIHPENKPWNNVTNNHVIGRKRSSSPISDGICVEQPISKRTPTQRDKSGQHLRKSGLLDTIDLNRKYQNDIDSGPKVIDLNCKGI encoded by the exons ATGGGTCTGCTGCAGAATATGCAAAATCAGaatatgaatttggttttgtcTACTGATGCAAAGCCCAGGCTAAAATGGACTCCAGAACTTCATCAAAGATTTGTTGAAGCAGTCAATCAGCTTGGAGGGGCAGACA AGGCCACACCAAAGAGTTTGATGAGGGTGATGGGAATTCATGGACTCACTCTGTACCACCTAAAGAGCCACTTACAG AAATACAGGCTAGGGAAAAGCCAACAGTCAGAAAACTGCACTGACATTAAGCAAGAAG ATTACAAAGAGATTCAGAGCAGTGATGATCATTTCGACACGGATATCAGTGATGAAACTCACTGTCAGATTAATGA AAGCTTGCAGATAGCCGAGTCTCTCCAATTGCAAATGGAAGTGCAGAGGAAACTTCATGAACAAATTGAG GTGCAGAGACATCTTCAGCTAAGAATCGAAGCTCAAGGGAAGTATTTACAAACCGTATTAAAGAAAGCACAAGAAACTCTTTCTGGGTATGGTTCTTCTTCAGTGGGAGTAGAACTTGCAAAGGCTGAACTCACTCAGTTGGTCTCAATGGTTAACAATGGATGTCCCAGTTCTTCATTCTCAGAATTAACTGAAACAGGAACTTCAAGCCTAAAATACGTAGAGAGGAAACAAATGAGAGGCTCCATGGAAAGTTCCTTGACATCTTCTGAAAGTTCaggaaggaaggaagagaAGCAACCAATGCATAAGCATGGTGGTGATCCTGAAAAGTCTAATACAACCTGTATGGAGCTACCATTGATGGACATCCACCCAGAAAATAAGCCATGGAATAATGTTACAAACAATCATGTTATTGGGAGGAAGAGAAGCAGCAGTCCCATTTCTGATGGTATCTGTGTTGAGCAACCAATTTCTAAAAGGACACCAACACAAAGGGACAAAAGTGGCCAGCATCTGAGAAAGTCTGGATTATTGGACACAATTGATCTGAACAGAAAATATCAGAATGACATTGATTCTGGTCCAAAAGTAATAGACTTGAATTGCAAGGGAATTTAA